In Nitrosomonas stercoris, the genomic stretch TGCCATTTGTAAGATTTCGTTACGCTTCTTTTCCCCCCCTGAAAATCCTTCATTAACGCTGCGATCCAGAAAATCCGGGTTCATCTTGAGCGACTTCATTTTTTCTCGCACAAAATCGTCAAACTCAAGCGGATCTAATTCTTCCTCACCGCGTTGTTCCTGAACAGTGTTATAGGCTAAGCGCAAGAATTGGTTATTGGCTACGCCAGGTATCTCTACCGGATATTGAAAAGCAAGAAATACACCAGCGCGTGCACGTTCTTCTGGTGCTAACGCTAACAGATCTTGATTCTCAAATAACACTTCCCCCCGAGTAACTTCGTAACTTGGATGGCCTGCCAACACTTTAGAGAAAGTGCTTTTTCCAGAACCGTTCAATCCCATGATGGCATGAATTTCACCACTTTTAACCGTGATATTCACACCCTTGAGGATTTCAGAGCCATTGACTGTCGCGTGTAAATCACGCACTTCCAATATGACTTTACTATTAGCATCTATCATCCAACACTCCCTTCCAGCTTGAAGCTGAGTAATTTTGTGGCTTCTACAGCAAACTCCAATGGCAGCTGCTGGAAAACCTCTTTACAGAAACCATTGATAATCATGGAAACAGCTTCTTCTGCATCGATGCCGCGCTGCGCAAAATAAAATAGCTGATCTTCTCCGATTTTGGAAGTTGACGCTTCATGCTCAATTTGTGCACTATTATTTTGCACTTGAATATAAGGGAAAGTATGAGCGCCACACTGATCCCCGATCAACATGGAATCGCACTGGGAATAATTACGCGCATTCCGCGCTGTAGGCGCAATTCTTACCAATCCACGATAACTATTATTGGATAATCCTGCAGAAATTCCCTTGCTGACGATAGTGCTGCGTGTATTAGCACCAATATGAATCATCTTGGTACCAGTATCTGCCTGCTGATGATGATTGGTTACCGCCACAGAATAAAATTCCCCAATCGAATTTTCTCCGCGCAAGATACAGGAAGGATATTTCCAGGTAATAGCTGAACCTGTTTCTACTTGTGTCCAAGAAATGCGTGAATTTTTGCCTTTGGCTAATCCGCGCTTGGTCACAAAATTATAGATGCCTCCCACGCCATTTTCATCACCCGCATACCAATTTTGCACTGTTGAGTATTTGATATCCGCATCATCTAATGCAACCAACTCAACAACTGCTGCATGCAGTTGATTAGTATCAAACTGAGGTGCTGTGCAACCTTCCAGATAAGAAACTGAAGCTCCTTCTTCTGCAATAATTAACGTGCGCTCAAATTGGCCAGTTTCTTCTGTGTTGATACGGAAATAAGTGGATAAATCCATCGGGCATTTGACCCCTTTCGGGATAAAACAGAAAGAACCATCCGTAAACACAGCAGAATTTAATGCCGCATAAAAATTATCTCCAGAAGGAACTACCGTACCTAAATACTGCTTAACTAATTCAGGATGGTTTTGAACTGCTTCCGAAATCGAGCAGAAAATAATGCCAACTTCTGCCAGTTTTTCCTTATAGGTCGTGGTTACCGATACGCTATCGAACACAACATCCACAGCAACGCCAGCTAATGCAGCTCGTTCATGCATTGGAATGCCTAGTTTTTCGAATGTTCGTAATAATTCAGGATCCACTTCATCCATACTAGCAAGTTTTTTCTTCGGCTTAGGCGCTGAATAATAGCTAATATCCTGAAAATCAATTTTGGGATACTTGACATTGGGCCAAGTGGGTTCAACCATCTTGAGCCATCTTTGATAGGCATCCAATCTAAACGCAAGCAACCATTCCGGCTCATTTTTCTTCGCTGAAATCAGTCGGATAGTATCCTCGCCCAACCCTTTGGGCGCTATCTCAGATTCTATATCTG encodes the following:
- a CDS encoding FeS cluster assembly protein SufB, whose protein sequence is MSAVLKKLVNQPYKHGFVTDIESEIAPKGLGEDTIRLISAKKNEPEWLLAFRLDAYQRWLKMVEPTWPNVKYPKIDFQDISYYSAPKPKKKLASMDEVDPELLRTFEKLGIPMHERAALAGVAVDVVFDSVSVTTTYKEKLAEVGIIFCSISEAVQNHPELVKQYLGTVVPSGDNFYAALNSAVFTDGSFCFIPKGVKCPMDLSTYFRINTEETGQFERTLIIAEEGASVSYLEGCTAPQFDTNQLHAAVVELVALDDADIKYSTVQNWYAGDENGVGGIYNFVTKRGLAKGKNSRISWTQVETGSAITWKYPSCILRGENSIGEFYSVAVTNHHQQADTGTKMIHIGANTRSTIVSKGISAGLSNNSYRGLVRIAPTARNARNYSQCDSMLIGDQCGAHTFPYIQVQNNSAQIEHEASTSKIGEDQLFYFAQRGIDAEEAVSMIINGFCKEVFQQLPLEFAVEATKLLSFKLEGSVG
- a CDS encoding putative ATP-dependent transporter SufC; translated protein: MIDANSKVILEVRDLHATVNGSEILKGVNITVKSGEIHAIMGLNGSGKSTFSKVLAGHPSYEVTRGEVLFENQDLLALAPEERARAGVFLAFQYPVEIPGVANNQFLRLAYNTVQEQRGEEELDPLEFDDFVREKMKSLKMNPDFLDRSVNEGFSGGEKKRNEILQMALLEPRLALLDETDSGLDIDALRVVASGVNQLANKDNALVLITHYQRLLDYIVPDFVHVMEAGRIIKTSGKELAKALETHGYDWLHSAEQTAGAQS